AGTAGATaacatttttttccctctatTAGTCTGTTTTCGGTTGATATAATAAAATAACTGAGGCTAGGTAGTATGCCCAGGAAAGAGATTTGTTTAATTCACAGTCTTGGATGTTCAAGGGCATGGAGCATCAGTTGGCTCTAGTGAGAACCTCATGGGGAatggcatcatggtggaagtgtgtGCCAGAGAGACCACATTCTGAGATAGCAAGCCAGAGAGTGATCCAGGGGTCAGGCCTGCTCTTTTAGAACACTCACTCCCTGGGAACTAACTGGGGTCTGATGAGAACTACATCAGTTCCCTCTGAGGGCAATACCCTTGCATCCCTGAGAGGTCTCATCACCCCTCAATTGGCCACAGTGGCTACCGCTCTTCTAACCTGTGAGTCCTTGGGGGACAACCCATGGCAGTGGAGGCAGCCCTTTCCCAGTCAAGCCCCTGGAACAAGCAGTTGAGCATTTTGACTGTATCAGGAAGTGATAGGAGGAACTCTGTCacagttttatttcatttcagtTCTCTGAGTTCACATTTATTTGAGGGTGAGGTCAGTATGCACAGTCTCCCTCTACCAGGGCAGGGGAGGCCAATCTGTAGTATCACCAAGAGTCTCTCCTCTTCAGCCTGGCGCCTGGCTGACTCTTACACACTAAAACTCCTATGCGGGACCAGAAGCATATAACAGGAAGTCATCTGTGTTTTTAGCCCTTCCAGATTTAGTCTCCCACTCCAGCCCTCCCAGTCTGTGAAATCTGGTCCATCAGGCCTCAGCTCAGAGGGTTAATGGCCCACCAGTGCATACCAAGACTGGGCCGGTGGTCCACTGGCATGATGTAGCTGAGAGTCTCTGCTCGCTTAAGAAGTGCCCAGCCCTCCCTGGAGATTAGCACATTGAGATTTCCTTGCATCCATagctttataatttattttatatttattttattttttatttatttgacattGCCACACTTCGGTAGGAACAAAAGTCTTGTAGCCATTTATATCTTAATCAGAACACTTTGTCAAagtggctctgtgtgtgtgtgtgtgtgtgtgtgtgtgtgtgtgtgtgttgagaggGGGATATAGATTGTACTTAAACTTTGAGGTTGAATTGATTTCATGTCGTCCTATGATTCTTTGCAGGAAGATTTTGTGGATCCAGATAAAGAAGACCCCATTGAGTCCACCTTTGTCCGCATCAAAGAAACCCCCCCTGAGCAGGAAAGCAAAGTCCTCCTCCTGACTGAGAATGGGGAGCAGGCCTACACTGTCAACCACGAAACCAGCCACCCGCCACCCACCAAGGTCTTTGTCTGTGACCAGCCAGAGAGCACAAGGGGATTCTGCCTGGGTGGCATGTCCAGCCGTGCACTGTCCTCCGAAAGCTCCACTGATTTCATGCAGCAGTTCATCGACCAAGTCCTCCAGGGGAGCCCAGGGAAGATGAGTAGCATCAGTGAGCCAGCTCCAGAATCTTCCATCTTGTCCACCAGAAAGGACGGCCGGAGGTCCAACTCTTTGCCAATCAAGAAAACTGTCCACTTTGAGGCTGACACCTATAAAGATGCCTCCTGCAGCAATGACCCTTTCTACGGTCCCGAACTCAGCTTTGAAGAGAGCCTGAGTGCCACCCAGGAGCTGCCGAAGCAGGACGAACAAGCCTCGTCAATCCAGGTGGCCCAGGAAAAGAAGCCAACGCAGGAACCCTCAGCTGTCCCGGGAGCAGCCTCCACCAGGGTCCCCGGGGACTTGCCAGGGGCAGATGATCATGCTCAACCCTCCCAGCATCCCTTCTCCTGTAATGGTGCTGTCGAGGGTCCCCCTGGCCTCAGGGAGGAAGGTCATTCTCCTCCCCACCCTGGAGAAAACACCATCTTGGCCAATGCCCAGGAGGTCAAGGTGAAGCTGCTGACCGTGGAAGCTGTGGATAAGGAGGACCATTTTGAAGGCATCCCGTTGAAAGCTTCGAAATTTAACAGCGACCTCGTCGATTTCGCTTCTACCAGCCAAGTTTTCCCTGAGGCCCCTTTGCCACAGGAGAAGACACCCGCAGAGGAGGTGGCCGCTGACACTCCTGCTGAAAAGCTAGGCAAGAAGAGGGGCAAGTCTGCCCACACCGGGAGGGAGTCGCCCGAGCCCCAGGTCAAGCGTGACAGGCAGGAGCCTCCCAAGGGCTCCGAGCAGGAGGCACAAGTCTATTCTTTGGCCCTGGACGAGACACCTGTGGATAAAAAGCCAGAGGTGTATGAGAAGGCCAAGAGAAAGTCCACCCGGAGTCTCagggaggaagagggggaagCCGAAGGCCTCCCGGGTGTTGTCGAAGAATTGCCTTCCAACCCCCCGAGTGGCAGTGTCAGCCTGGAGACCCTCAGGAGCCACAGCGAAGAAGGCCTGGATTTCAAACCCTCTCCGCCCCTCTCCAAGATTTCCGTCATTCCCCACGACCTTTTCTACTACCCGCATTACGAGGTGCCGCTGGCCGCGGTTCTGGAGGCCTATGCGGAAGGCACGGAGGATTTGAAAAGTGAAGATGTGGACCTGGAGGAGCCCGAGGGCTACCCCCACGAGCTGGACCCCAGGAACAGGGAGGCCGCCAGTGCCCAGAGCAGCTGCAGCCTCTCCACGCTGGTTGGGGTCCTCCCCAGTGCCAGCACCCATGCATCCTCTGTCAACGGGAACGCTGCAGGGGCCATGCCAGCCGCAGAACCCAGTCCCCTGTCCCCCAACAAGGACCACCAGCCAAGAGAGACCAAAGAGAGTGGCCCTGAGGAGAGCCATCAGGTACTTGATCATGGGTTGGGGAGTCCTGGCTCCTGCTGGGGAAGttctgtacctgtttctccatgaCATGGGTGAGGAGGTTCCCCTGTGGGCACCCCAGGGCACTAAATCAAAGGGGCAGCACTTCTGTGAGTCTCAGGCAAGTGCTAGGTTGACACCTGAGAGGGAACCCCTCTTGAAATTTTGTACCATTGTCACCTCACTGGCCTTATCCACCTTACCCCAATCCTGGCCCTAGTCACAGGTCTGCTAAAAGGATCGTGAAGGTCACTTGTGAGGGTCCAGCAAGGTAGAGGCAGTAATTGTTGTAAAAATAGCAACTTAGCCAACAGGGAAGCTGTGTTAGTGAACTGCAGTGCCTTTCCCCTGCAGCCACCTGGGGAGGACAGGGACAGCTCTCCCTGACCCCAGCCGTGATTTGCAGGGCCTTTGGCACATTCAGCACTACCCTGCGGTTCCTGTGGCCTGGAATGGGCTGGGTCCACAGGAAGGAGGCCTCTCGCTCTTGAGCTTGAGCAGCTGGACACACACTTGTCCACCACTCATATCCACTCCATCaggcccagcagctcaagaggcacaGGCGTGCGCAGGGAGCAGGCGTGTGGGGCCCGCTGGGGAGTGGGCAGGGGCAGAGAATCAGGGAAGGGGAGGGTCTTCCTGCAGGTGCCCGTGATAGGAATGCAGCACTGCAGCCCAGGGAGGCCAGAGGGAGCTTTGCAAGCCAGCTGGCTGGGTCCCCGAGGGATACCCAAGGGATGGGC
This region of Callospermophilus lateralis isolate mCalLat2 chromosome 3, mCalLat2.hap1, whole genome shotgun sequence genomic DNA includes:
- the Clmn gene encoding calmin isoform X3, encoding MAAHEWDWFQREELIGQISDIRVQNLQVERENVQKRTFTRWINLHLEKCDPPLEVTDLFVDIQDGKILMALLEVLSGRNLLHEYKSSSHRIFRLNNIAKALKFLEDSNVKLVSIDAAEIADGNPSLVLGLIWNIILFFQIKELTGNLNRNSPSSSLSPGSGGTDSDSSYPPTPTTERNVAISVKDQRKAIKTLLAWVQRKTRKYGVAVQDFAGSWRSGLAFLAVIKAIDPSLVDMKQALEDSARENLEKAFRVAHESLHIPRLLEPEDIMVDTPDEQSIVTYVAQFLERFPELEAEDFVDPDKEDPIESTFVRIKETPPEQESKVLLLTENGEQAYTVNHETSHPPPTKVFVCDQPESTRGFCLGGMSSRALSSESSTDFMQQFIDQVLQGSPGKMSSISEPAPESSILSTRKDGRRSNSLPIKKTVHFEADTYKDASCSNDPFYGPELSFEESLSATQELPKQDEQASSIQVAQEKKPTQEPSAVPGAASTRVPGDLPGADDHAQPSQHPFSCNGAVEGPPGLREEGHSPPHPGENTILANAQEVKVKLLTVEAVDKEDHFEGIPLKASKFNSDLVDFASTSQVFPEAPLPQEKTPAEEVAADTPAEKLGKKRGKSAHTGRESPEPQVKRDRQEPPKGSEQEAQVYSLALDETPVDKKPEVYEKAKRKSTRSLREEEGEAEGLPGVVEELPSNPPSGSVSLETLRSHSEEGLDFKPSPPLSKISVIPHDLFYYPHYEVPLAAVLEAYAEGTEDLKSEDVDLEEPEGYPHELDPRNREAASAQSSCSLSTLVGVLPSASTHASSVNGNAAGAMPAAEPSPLSPNKDHQPRETKESGPEESHQSQESPRSENIANPLEVKAQEEPTSSKKKEKRKHMDPEEGLLFIAPGTVRSSEDLEEDAGDHKVPSRTSHSDSSIYIRRHTNRSLESDHFSYVQLRNAADLDDRRNRMLTRKAKNSGEAMSLGSQSPQSDSLTQFVQQPDVMYFILFLWLLVYCLLLFPQLDVNRL
- the Clmn gene encoding calmin isoform X5; the encoded protein is MAAHEWDWFQREELIGQISDIRVQNLQVERENVQKRTFTRWINLHLEKCDPPLEVTDLFVDIQDGKILMALLEVLSGRNLLHEYKSSSHRIFRLNNIAKALKFLEDSNVKLVSIDAAEIADGNPSLVLGLIWNIILFFQIKELTGNLNRNSPSSSLSPGSGGTDSDSSYPPTPTTERNVAISVKDQRKAIKTLLAWVQRKTRKYGVAVQDFAGSWRSGLAFLAVIKAIDPSLVDMKQALEDSARENLEKAFRVAHESLHIPRLLEPEDIMVDTPDEQSIVTYVAQFLERFPELEAEDFVDPDKEDPIESTFVRIKETPPEQESKVLLLTENGEQAYTVNHETSHPPPTKVFVCDQPESTRGFCLGGMSSRALSSESSTDFMQQFIDQVLQGSPGKMSSISEPAPESSILSTRKDGRRSNSLPIKKTVHFEADTYKDASCSNDPFYGPELSFEESLSATQELPKQDEQASSIQVAQEKKPTQEPSAVPGAASTRVPGDLPGADDHAQPSQHPFSCNGAVEGPPGLREEGHSPPHPGENTILANAQEVKVKLLTVEAVDKEDHFEGIPLKASKFNSDLVDFASTSQVFPEAPLPQEKTPAEEVAADTPAEKLGKKRGKSAHTGRESPEPQVKRDRQEPPKGSEQEAQVYSLALDETPVDKKPEVYEKAKRKSTRSLREEEGEAEGLPGVVEELPSNPPSGSVSLETLRSHSEEGLDFKPSPPLSKISVIPHDLFYYPHYEVPLAAVLEAYAEGTEDLKSEDVDLEEPEGYPHELDPRNREAASAQSSCSLSTLVGVLPSASTHASSVNGNAAGAMPAAEPSPLSPNKDHQPRETKESGPEESHQSQESPRSENIANPLEVKAQEEPTSSKKKEKRKHMDPEEGLLFIAPGTVRSSEDLEEDAGDHKVPSRTSHSDSSIYIRRHTNRSLESA
- the Clmn gene encoding calmin isoform X6, whose protein sequence is MAAHEWDWFQREELIGQISDIRVQNLQVERENVQKRTFTRWINLHLEKCDPPLEVTDLFVDIQDGKILMALLEVLSGRNLLHEYKSSSHRIFRLNNIAKALKFLEDSNVKLVSIDAAEIADGNPSLVLGLIWNIILFFQIKELTGNLNRNSPSSSLSPGSGGTDSDSSYPPTPTTERNVAISVKDQRKAIKTLLAWVQRKTRKYGVAVQDFAGSWRSGLAFLAVIKAIDPSLVDMKQALEDSARENLEKAFRVAHESLHIPRLLEPEDIMVDTPDEQSIVTYVAQFLERFPELEAEDFVDPDKEDPIESTFVRIKETPPEQESKVLLLTENGEQAYTVNHETSHPPPTKVFVCDQPESTRGFCLGGMSSRALSSESSTDFMQQFIDQVLQGSPGKMSSISEPAPESSILSTRKDGRRSNSLPIKKTVHFEADTYKDASCSNDPFYGPELSFEESLSATQELPKQDEQASSIQVAQEKKPTQEPSAVPGAASTRVPGDLPGADDHAQPSQHPFSCNGAVEGPPGLREEGHSPPHPGENTILANAQEVKVKLLTVEAVDKEDHFEGIPLKASKFNSDLVDFASTSQVFPEAPLPQEKTPAEEVAADTPAEKLGKKRGKSAHTGRESPEPQVKRDRQEPPKGSEQEAQVYSLALDETPVDKKPEVYEKAKRKSTRSLREEEGEAEGLPGVVEELPSNPPSGSVSLETLRSHSEEGLDFKPSPPLSKISVIPHDLFYYPHYEVPLAAVLEAYAEGTEDLKSEDVDLEEPEGYPHELDPRNREAASAQSSCSLSTLVGVLPSASTHASSVNGNAAGAMPAAEPSPLSPNKDHQPRETKESGPEESHQSQESPRSENIANPLEVKAQEEPTSSKKKEKRKHMDPEEGLLFIAPGTVRSSEDLEEDAGDHKVPSRPRALKSLMSNNYTFG
- the Clmn gene encoding calmin isoform X1 translates to MAAHEWDWFQREELIGQISDIRVQNLQVERENVQKRTFTRWINLHLEKCDPPLEVTDLFVDIQDGKILMALLEVLSGRNLLHEYKSSSHRIFRLNNIAKALKFLEDSNVKLVSIDAAEIADGNPSLVLGLIWNIILFFQIKELTGNLNRNSPSSSLSPGSGGTDSDSSYPPTPTTERNVAISVKDQRKAIKTLLAWVQRKTRKYGVAVQDFAGSWRSGLAFLAVIKAIDPSLVDMKQALEDSARENLEKAFRVAHESLHIPRLLEPEDIMVDTPDEQSIVTYVAQFLERFPELEAEDFVDPDKEDPIESTFVRIKETPPEQESKVLLLTENGEQAYTVNHETSHPPPTKVFVCDQPESTRGFCLGGMSSRALSSESSTDFMQQFIDQVLQGSPGKMSSISEPAPESSILSTRKDGRRSNSLPIKKTVHFEADTYKDASCSNDPFYGPELSFEESLSATQELPKQDEQASSIQVAQEKKPTQEPSAVPGAASTRVPGDLPGADDHAQPSQHPFSCNGAVEGPPGLREEGHSPPHPGENTILANAQEVKVKLLTVEAVDKEDHFEGIPLKASKFNSDLVDFASTSQVFPEAPLPQEKTPAEEVAADTPAEKLGKKRGKSAHTGRESPEPQVKRDRQEPPKGSEQEAQVYSLALDETPVDKKPEVYEKAKRKSTRSLREEEGEAEGLPGVVEELPSNPPSGSVSLETLRSHSEEGLDFKPSPPLSKISVIPHDLFYYPHYEVPLAAVLEAYAEGTEDLKSEDVDLEEPEGYPHELDPRNREAASAQSSCSLSTLVGVLPSASTHASSVNGNAAGAMPAAEPSPLSPNKDHQPRETKESGPEESHQSQESPRSENIANPLEVKAQEEPTSSKKKEKRKHMDPEEGLLFIAPGTVRSSEDLEEDAGDHKVPSRTSHSDSSIYIRRHTNRSLESDHFSYVQLRNAADLDDRRNRMLTRYNTQKLTELILQFYGIRADMKRECKHAGMSMKAKNSGEAMSLGSQSPQSDSLTQFVQQPDVMYFILFLWLLVYCLLLFPQLDVNRL
- the Clmn gene encoding calmin isoform X4 — encoded protein: MAAHEWDWFQREELIGQISDIRVQNLQVERENVQKRTFTRWINLHLEKCDPPLEVTDLFVDIQDGKILMALLEVLSGRNLLHEYKSSSHRIFRLNNIAKALKFLEDSNVKLVSIDAAEIADGNPSLVLGLIWNIILFFQIKELTGNLNRNSPSSSLSPGSGGTDSDSSYPPTPTTERNVAISVKDQRKAIKTLLAWVQRKTRKYGVAVQDFAGSWRSGLAFLAVIKAIDPSLVDMKQALEDSARENLEKAFRVAHESLHIPRLLEPEDIMVDTPDEQSIVTYVAQFLERFPELEAEDFVDPDKEDPIESTFVRIKETPPEQESKVLLLTENGEQAYTVNHETSHPPPTKVFVCDQPESTRGFCLGGMSSRALSSESSTDFMQQFIDQVLQGSPGKMSSISEPAPESSILSTRKDGRRSNSLPIKKTVHFEADTYKDASCSNDPFYGPELSFEESLSATQELPKQDEQASSIQVAQEKKPTQEPSAVPGAASTRVPGDLPGADDHAQPSQHPFSCNGAVEGPPGLREEGHSPPHPGENTILANAQEVKVKLLTVEAVDKEDHFEGIPLKASKFNSDLVDFASTSQVFPEAPLPQEKTPAEEVAADTPAEKLGKKRGKSAHTGRESPEPQVKRDRQEPPKGSEQEAQVYSLALDETPVDKKPEVYEKAKRKSTRSLREEEGEAEGLPGVVEELPSNPPSGSVSLETLRSHSEEGLDFKPSPPLSKISVIPHDLFYYPHYEVPLAAVLEAYAEGTEDLKSEDVDLEEPEGYPHELDPRNREAASAQSSCSLSTLVGVLPSASTHASSVNGNAAGAMPAAEPSPLSPNKDHQPRETKESGPEESHQSQESPRSENIANPLEVKAQEEPTSSKKKEKRKHMDPEEGLLFIAPGTVRSSEDLEEDAGDHKVPSRTSHSDSSIYIRRHTNRSLESRFHLY
- the Clmn gene encoding calmin isoform X2 codes for the protein MWPWPANHGWLLSWNLSTVERENVQKRTFTRWINLHLEKCDPPLEVTDLFVDIQDGKILMALLEVLSGRNLLHEYKSSSHRIFRLNNIAKALKFLEDSNVKLVSIDAAEIADGNPSLVLGLIWNIILFFQIKELTGNLNRNSPSSSLSPGSGGTDSDSSYPPTPTTERNVAISVKDQRKAIKTLLAWVQRKTRKYGVAVQDFAGSWRSGLAFLAVIKAIDPSLVDMKQALEDSARENLEKAFRVAHESLHIPRLLEPEDIMVDTPDEQSIVTYVAQFLERFPELEAEDFVDPDKEDPIESTFVRIKETPPEQESKVLLLTENGEQAYTVNHETSHPPPTKVFVCDQPESTRGFCLGGMSSRALSSESSTDFMQQFIDQVLQGSPGKMSSISEPAPESSILSTRKDGRRSNSLPIKKTVHFEADTYKDASCSNDPFYGPELSFEESLSATQELPKQDEQASSIQVAQEKKPTQEPSAVPGAASTRVPGDLPGADDHAQPSQHPFSCNGAVEGPPGLREEGHSPPHPGENTILANAQEVKVKLLTVEAVDKEDHFEGIPLKASKFNSDLVDFASTSQVFPEAPLPQEKTPAEEVAADTPAEKLGKKRGKSAHTGRESPEPQVKRDRQEPPKGSEQEAQVYSLALDETPVDKKPEVYEKAKRKSTRSLREEEGEAEGLPGVVEELPSNPPSGSVSLETLRSHSEEGLDFKPSPPLSKISVIPHDLFYYPHYEVPLAAVLEAYAEGTEDLKSEDVDLEEPEGYPHELDPRNREAASAQSSCSLSTLVGVLPSASTHASSVNGNAAGAMPAAEPSPLSPNKDHQPRETKESGPEESHQSQESPRSENIANPLEVKAQEEPTSSKKKEKRKHMDPEEGLLFIAPGTVRSSEDLEEDAGDHKVPSRTSHSDSSIYIRRHTNRSLESDHFSYVQLRNAADLDDRRNRMLTRYNTQKLTELILQFYGIRADMKRECKHAGMSMKAKNSGEAMSLGSQSPQSDSLTQFVQQPDVMYFILFLWLLVYCLLLFPQLDVNRL